The Streptomyces griseiscabiei genomic sequence TTCACCCCGTCGTCGCTGGAGGAGGGAGTCGGCTCCGAGCACCAGGTCGGTTCCACGACGTTCAACTGCGGGGCCAAGGTCCACCGCTCATGGACCTACTCCGAGACCACGTCCCAGTCCACGAACGCCCAGATCTCCCTGAGTCTGTCCGAGTCGCTGCTCGAGACCGCCTCCATCTCGATCACCGAAACGCTCGGCAGGACCTTCGAGAAGTCCCACACCTGGTCCGAGACCTACGACCAGGACATGGCCCCCTTCACCAAGGTCTGGGTCACTCGCGGCACCGGTCTGCAGATCGCCGAGGGCGACTGGGAACTGCACTTCCCGAGCCGTTTCTTCGGCCACTACTACTGGTACGACAAGGGTTACCAGATCAAGGTCGAGGACCCGGACCGCGGATTCGTGTCACTGCACTACAAGACGCTGACCGACCAGGAGATCAACCAGCACTGCCCGGGCGAGAGGCCCGCCCCTAACCGGACGACCTTCTCCAGCACCCGCAGTCTCAAGGGCTTCGGATCGCAGAACGCCAGCATCACCGGCTGGGAACACGTCCGGGACCGGGGTGTGTTCCAGGGAGACAGTCACTCCAGCAGCTGACCCGGAGGCAGAAACCCTGCCCCCACTGCGAGGCCGCTCAGTGAGGGCAGGGACTCATGTGGTGCCGGCCGCCCGGCGATCGAACGGGCCGCTTTCCCGAAGCCCAGGGGAGGCCAGACGTTCCAGACTGCCCCTCCGAACGGCGATGTCGGGGCGTAATCGGAGAAGCCCCGGGGAGCCGGGCCCAGTGCCCGCCGGACGACGTCACGAGGCCTGGGCGCCTTGACGGACGTGGTCGTACCTCGGCGATCAGGACGGCTCTCGGTCAACTATGGCGCCCTGGCAGAGCTCGGCAACAGTGGGCCTTCACCACCGATGGCCGGGCCCTGGCCCTGACCGCCGGAGCAGCGGCAGCCACGGCCGTTGGCCTGCTCAGGCGGCACCAGGTCGACCTCGCAGCGGTGGCTCGGGCCCTCGTCCTCGTCCAGATCGGGCAGCAGGCAGTCCACGTCCTCCCGACCGAAGTCAGGTCCAGTCCAGTCCAGCCACGGGGAGATACCAGTCACCACGTCGGGCAGGCACTTCACGCGGCAAGGATCTTCATGCGTCCAGACCACCGCGTTCGACGAGCTGGCTCGCGATGACGTTCCGCTGGATCTCGTTGGTGCCCTCGCCGACGATCATCAACGGAGCGTCGCGGAAGTAGCGTTCGACGTCGAACTCCGTGGAGTAGCCGTAACCGCCGTGGATGCGCACGGCGTTGAGGGCGATCTGCATGGCGGTCTCTGAGGCGAACAGCTTCGCCATCCCCGCCTCCATGTCCACCCGCCGGCCGGCGTCCGCCTCACGGGCCGCGTAAAGGGTGAGTTGGCGGGCCGCCGTCAGCGAAGTGGCCATTTCCGCAAGGTAGTTGCCGATCGACTGGTGCCTCCAGATCGGCTTGCCGAAGGACTCCCGCTCCTGGGCGTAGGCGAGAGAGTCCTCGAACGCCGCCCGGCCCACGCCGAGGGCGCGGGCGGCGACCTGGAGGCGGCCCGTCTCCAGCCCTTTCATCATCTGCGCGAAGCCCTGGCCCTCCACACCGCCGAGTACGGCATCGGCCGGGGCCCGGTAGTCCTCGAAGGACAGCTCGCAGCTCTCCACGCCCTTGTAGCCGAGCTTGGGCAGATCGCGGGAGACAGTCAGCCCCGGGCCGTGCTCCACGAGAAGGATCGAGATGCCCTTGTGGGCCGGCGTGGCGTCCGGGTCGGTCTTGCACAGCAGCGCGATCAGGCCGGATCGACGGGAGTTGGTGATCCAGGTCTTCGCCCCGTTGACCACGTATCCGCGATCGCCGCCCTTGCGGGCGACCGTGCACATGGCCTGCAGGTCGGAGCCGCCGCCCGGCTCGGTCAGGGCCATGGTCGCGCGGATCTCGCCGGTGGCCATCTTCGGCAGGTACCGGTGCTTCTGT encodes the following:
- a CDS encoding acyl-CoA dehydrogenase family protein, with translation MSTLDILSEDERFIVHTVRDFVDKEVKPVVRELEHANTYPEALIEQMKRLGVFGLAVPEEYGGTPVSTPCYVLITEELARGWMSLAGAMGGHTVVAKLLLHFGTEEQKHRYLPKMATGEIRATMALTEPGGGSDLQAMCTVARKGGDRGYVVNGAKTWITNSRRSGLIALLCKTDPDATPAHKGISILLVEHGPGLTVSRDLPKLGYKGVESCELSFEDYRAPADAVLGGVEGQGFAQMMKGLETGRLQVAARALGVGRAAFEDSLAYAQERESFGKPIWRHQSIGNYLAEMATSLTAARQLTLYAAREADAGRRVDMEAGMAKLFASETAMQIALNAVRIHGGYGYSTEFDVERYFRDAPLMIVGEGTNEIQRNVIASQLVERGGLDA